Sequence from the Thalassoglobus sp. JC818 genome:
CGTAGTCGGTCCATTCCTGTTGACCGACGAGGCATGCATGCGAATCAGCCCATGTTTCACTCAACGGTTGGTGTACGTGGGCTCGGAAGAGTTGGACGGTTTTCCGTTCTCCGGTGTTCATTCGAATCCGATCGAAATAGTCTTCGGGGATCAGGCCCGCGACCAGCAATCGGTCTTCCAGTTGTTGTTTCTGCGGATACTCATCAGACGCTTCGCTGACTGTTTTCCACAGTTGATTCATCAGACGCGCTAAGCCATTCGCAGAGAGGTAATCGACTTCGGAAAGTTTCCGATCGAGAACACGTTCAAAGAGTGCGTTGACTTCGTCGTGTCTGGCGAGCGCGATGAGATTGCAGAGTCGAATTAAATCGAGATGGAAATCGCCCGGCGGATCGTACTTCAATTCTTCATCGAGTTCGTTCAGGCTTTCTGCGTTCTTCCCCTGATGCAGCAGTGCGACGGCCCGATAGTAGTGTGTCCAGGTTTGTGCTTCACCGAGTTCCAGAAACCGGTCGAGGTACGTGAGCATGGAGTCAAATTGTTCGAGTTGAAGCGAAGTCATCGCTGCTTCCCAGGCAATCGACTGATCGTCTGCTCCCTCGCGTAAGCTCAGATCGAGGACTGCCAGGGCGTCACGAGGGCGATCGGAGTCTCGGTATTGGTCAGCGAGAGGAATCACGACGGACGCATCTTGTCGGTTCAATCGAAACGCGCGCGAGAAGCAGCGTTCCGACTCACCAGCGAATCCTTCTTCTGCATAGAACCGGCCAGCTCGGGCGTAGTTTTGAGCATCGTTGAGGTCGAGTTTCGTGGACAACTCAAACCAATCCATGAGCTGATCAAGCAGAATGTCATTGAAGTTTGTCGGGTCTGCTGTTCGGAAGTAATGTCCGAGTGTCGCAACCACGCTGAGTGTTTTGGCGTGATCCGGAAATTCATCCAGAATCTCAAGAGCCCACTGCCAGACTCGGCGTGCCTGGTCCGGCCCCTGAACCAGAAACTGACTGAGGTGAACCAGATAGGCTGCGTCCATCGGTGCGGAAATCTCACTCGGCGTGTGGGCCAGAAACTCCTCAAGAAGTTGCTCGCGTTCTTCGATGTTGTCGGTGTCACGCAGACGTAACATTGCATTCGCAATGAACTCGCTAAGTGGTGTTTCAGCTTCTTCAGATGCGGAGTTCGAATCAGTAGAAGAATCAATTTCAGCGGGTGTTTGATTCTCCAGTCGGTCATCGGTTTGAACGGATTGCGATTCGTCCTCAGACTTCACAATAGAACCGACAGTCCGAAATCGTTCATGATCACTATCCAGCCACAAGCTGGCTGTCGGGTTCTTGGAATCGGGATGATCAAAGAGCTCCGCCATTCGGCTGACCGTGAGGTAATCCTGAGCCTCATGCGCCTTGGCTTCCAGCCCTTTTGATAGTGCGCTCGCCCGTTTCAGGTTCTGGGAAATGAGATACGCGGAAATGAGTCGCAAACGAACTTCGAACCAATCTTTGAGGCAGTTTTGTTCGGAGAGTTTCCGATCCCAACCGGTCAAGATTTCGATTGCTCGTGTGTGATTGCCTTCGGTCAGGGCTTGCAGGGAATCGCCCAAGGCGAGTTGCAGTTCAAAGAACGGCCACTCTCCCGCTGCGGGAATTTCGTCGCTGGATTCTGCTCGAAGTCGTCGTGACTGACCTGCGAGAAGGAGTGCTTCATCCCGAGTGGCCTGCACCAGAAGTTTGGAGCGACGTTTGAGGTAAACGTCTTCTTCACCGGTCAATTCGAGTGCCAGCTTCAGCTCTTCCAGAGCGCGTTCCACTCGGCCTTCGAGCAACAGGACTTTGGCTAACTTGTGATGGCCAGACCAGCGACGGTCTTTGTTGTCGTTCGAGTCTTTTCGGTAGTCCAGAAGAGACTGACATTGATGCCTGACCATCGCGAAATCTTCAGAAGCCAAGTAGACGTCTGAAGCATACTCCCGGAAGCACTTGACGCACTCCATCTTACCCGTTTGACGGCAGATCTGGATTCCCTCGCTGATGCACTCATGCATCCCGGGAGAGTTGTATCCCGACATCATTCCCGTGGCTTCTGCGAGGTTGTCGTACGCACAACTCGACATCCAGGAGCAAACCCAGTTGTAATGTCCTTGATCAAGAGACGGCTCGATTCGTCGGGCTGCCTCTTCATCTTCAAGCAGAAGCACCAGTTCGACAGACACATCACGAGTTGCCTGGGGATCTAAAAGCCCGTGACCAAACCGCATTTGATCGAACAACCCGCGCATGTAATGAATGGCGAGTTGGTGTGTCTTCGCCAGGCGAGTTGTCTCTTTGGCGATTCTCATCGCCGTGCGGATTTGACAGTTCTGAAAGTGTTCTTCAGACTTCTCGTCCTGTGATTCGATCTGTTTGACAATGTCGTCGATTTCGTCGGTCATCTGAGAGTCTTCGGCAATCTAAGCAGAGTTCTGAGAAGAACGGAGTGAAGTGGGATTCGCAATCGGACTCATGGTCGTCCATCCCCGTGAGAGAAGCAAATCAGTTTCGCAATCAGCGTGCGATATGCGGCGATCTCGATGGGACCGCCCCGCTTCAAAGTTGCCGAATTCGTCGGGCGGCAATCGGTTCCGCTCTGGTCTGAACGGATGGGGCCGAATGATCGTGGCTGGGGTGATTACCTTCGTCGAAAGCCTAGAATTCTCGATGGGTAAGACTGCCATGACAAAGAAAATTCGCTAGCCTTTGATTTTCAGTCATTGGATACTGGAGCAGCTTCGTCTCTGGATTTGACCGACTCGTTCGAGCATTTGCAGTGTTGATAAACAGAAACAAGCTCACGCGAGTTCCGAGAAGCTGCAGAGTTGGTCAGTGACGTAAGTACTATTGATATTTCATGTTTGGGATGAAAAATGGAAAAGCAGTCGCCGTCAGATTTTCTCACACAATTGTTTGGGCTGCGCGGAAAAACTGCCGTTGTGATCGGCGGAACTGGCGTGCTCGGCGGGGCAATTTGTGATGCTCTGGCAGCTGCTGGTGCGTTCCTTTACGTCGTCGGACGGAATTCGGAAGCGGGCCAGGGGGTCGTTGATCGCTGGTCAGGGCAAGCCAAATTCTTTCAGGCCGATGCCACCAAAGCTGAGGATTTGATCAGCTTGACGGAAGATCTCAAATCGAATGGAAAGTCGTGTGACATCCTCGTCAACGGAGCTGGCACTAATTCAGCCACACCGTTTTTCGAGATCAGCGACGAAGAGTGGGACCGCATTTTTCGCGTCAATCTCTCCGGGCTCAGGGTCGCTTGCCAAGTGTTGGGCAAGTTCA
This genomic interval carries:
- a CDS encoding SDR family oxidoreductase, producing the protein MEKQSPSDFLTQLFGLRGKTAVVIGGTGVLGGAICDALAAAGAFLYVVGRNSEAGQGVVDRWSGQAKFFQADATKAEDLISLTEDLKSNGKSCDILVNGAGTNSATPFFEISDEEWDRIFRVNLSGLRVACQVLGKFMIDQKTQGSIINIASMSALKPLSRVFTYSASKAAVLNLTENLAREFAPLGIRVNAISPGFFPAEQNRKVLTPSRVESIMGHTPMNRFGSPEELAGAVLLAASNQAGSFVTGANLIVDGGFNAMTI